The nucleotide sequence TATTGCGACATGGTTACATCATAAATAGTAGCTACAGGAATTTTCTTTCCATTAGCTCCTTTAACATAACGAACCGGAACACCTCTATTAGCTGTTTTTTTCAAGCCATATTCTACAAATTCTACTTGTAAAACATCATCATGTTTATTAATAAAAGTAAGTTCAGGATCAAATTCTTTTGCTGTTTCTCCATCAAAATAATTTAAGTTCCACTTTCCTTTTTCTTCTTGCCAACGATACCCCGAAGTTCCCATAGGAGAAACTAAATCGCCTGTTTTTGTATCAAAATTTAAAAACTTCCAATCGCCATTTTCTACTTTTTCATATTTCTTAACTTCATTGGCTCTTATCATTTTTCCCGGATGATAAACTCCATTTTTTTCTTCTAATTTTATAAGAAATGGACAATCTGTAAAGCGTTTTACATAGTCTATAAAATAAGGTGTTTGTTTTAGTACATGATACTCTTGTAAAATAACGTGGGTAACTGCCATCCAAAATGCTCCGTCAGACCCTGCGTGCAGTGGCACCCATTGGTCTGCGTGCTTACATACCATACTAAAATCGGGAGATAAAACCACCGTTTTTGTTCCATTATGTCTGGCTTCTGAAAAGAAGTGAATATCGGGAGTTCTGGTCATTCCCAAATTTGCTCCCATGTTTACAATATATTTTGATTTGTACCAGTCAGCACTTTCGCAAACATCTGTTTGTTCGCCCCATATTTCCGGGTAAGCATTAGGTAAATCGCAATACCAATCGTAAAAACTTAAATTTACACCGCCTATTAATTGAAGATACCTTGCCCCAGATGCATAACTTAGCATACTCATAGCCGGAATAGGAGAAAATCCTATAATTCTATCACTTCCATATTTTTTAATGGTGTAAATATTAGACGCGGCTATCAACTCTAATAGCTCGTCCCACTTTACTCTTCTAAAACCGCCTTTACCTCTGGCTCTTTGGTATCTTTTTCTTTTTTCACTATCTAACTGAATGCTTTCCCACGCTTTTACCGCATCTCCGTTATTATCTCTTTTAGCTTGTCGGTACAAATCTATTAATGCACCTCTTACAATAGGATATTTTACCCTAATAGGGCTATATAAATACCATGAATATGAAATACCCCTTTGGCATCCTCTTGGTTCGTATGGTGGCACTTCTTTATTAAACTGTGGGTAGTCTAACTGCTGTAATTCCCACACAACAATACCATCTTTAACATGAATGCCCCAAGAGCATCCACCTGTACAGTTTACGCCATGGGTACTACGTACCACTTTGTCGTATTGCCAACGGTTTCTATAAAATTCTTCCCATTTTCTTTCTTTTGGGGAGATAATATCTTCTATCCAGCTCATAATTTTATTTTAATTGATAATTTGTCTTCTATAAATACCTTCTTTAACACATTCTACTTTGCGTTTACTCCATATAACATATACTAATACTACTAATAATATAGCCCCTACAAGTCCTAATGGAAGCAAATAAAAAGTGCTTGCAACTTTTGCTTCCTCTGCTTTTCCGGCATTTTCAGCAGAAACAAGTTTTAAAAAGGCTGTAAGTTGATGAACTTCTTCGTCCGTTAGTTTATTATCGTTATAGGTTTCTTTCATTGCAGGAAAAGGAGGATTTGAAACTATCCCTGTTACTCCTGCCGTACTTAATCTTTCATGGGCATCTGTTAGGTTTTTGGCTAAATTTCCGCCATATATATTGTCATAATCAACAGTATGGCAAGAAATACAAGAAGCTCCCCCGTTTACAAATTTTTGTTTTCCTAAAAATAATAACTCGCCTTGTTTTTCATCTTCTTTTGTGAAATTTACAGGTGCTACTTCCTCAAC is from Chitinophagales bacterium and encodes:
- a CDS encoding c-type cytochrome encodes the protein MKDYKLSLTILFLLFISTALIAQDGEQLYKQHCTACHQVSDVKTVGPGLLNIGDKRDKEWLKEWIKDSQAFINSGNADAVQIFKEFNEMVMPPFTQLSDADIDAILVYLGVGAKGGEAVAETPVVEEVAPVNFTKEDEKQGELLFLGKQKFVNGGASCISCHTVDYDNIYGGNLAKNLTDAHERLSTAGVTGIVSNPPFPAMKETYNDNKLTDEEVHQLTAFLKLVSAENAGKAEEAKVASTFYLLPLGLVGAILLVVLVYVIWSKRKVECVKEGIYRRQIIN